A region from the Agrobacterium cucumeris genome encodes:
- the glcF gene encoding glycolate oxidase subunit GlcF codes for MQTSFTPEQLADPHVAESEKILRKCVHCGFCTATCPTYVTLGNELDSPRGRIYLIKDMLENSRPADREVVTHIDRCLSCLACTTTCPSGVDYMHLVDHARAHIEQTYKRPFMDRLIRNLLVAVLPHPARFRLALHLARLARPFSGLLAKVPALKPLQSMLALAPAAVPAASASTRPGERPAEGEKRGRVAILTGCAQPVLDPGINEATLRLLARLGIEVVVPKGEGCCGSLVHHMGREEEALASARRNVDVWTREMESGGLDAIIITASGCGTTIKDYGHMLRLDPAYAEKAARVSALAKDITEYLATLDLPQGQNQGLTVAYHSACSMQHGQKITLAPKQLLKAAGFTVRDPAEGHLCCGSAGTYNILQPEISAKLKARKVKNIEATRADVIATGNIGCITQIGTGTDVPILHTVELLDWAYGGPKPARLSV; via the coding sequence ATGCAAACATCCTTCACGCCCGAACAGCTGGCTGATCCGCATGTGGCGGAATCCGAAAAAATCCTGCGCAAATGTGTGCATTGCGGTTTCTGCACGGCCACCTGTCCCACCTATGTCACGCTCGGCAACGAGCTGGACAGCCCGCGCGGCCGCATCTACCTCATCAAGGACATGCTGGAAAACAGCCGCCCGGCCGACCGCGAGGTCGTCACCCATATCGACCGCTGTCTTTCCTGCCTTGCCTGCACCACCACCTGTCCCTCCGGCGTGGATTACATGCATCTGGTCGATCATGCCCGCGCCCATATCGAACAGACATACAAGCGCCCCTTCATGGATAGGCTGATCCGCAATCTTCTGGTTGCCGTCCTGCCTCATCCAGCCCGTTTCCGGCTGGCCCTGCATCTGGCCCGGCTGGCGCGGCCTTTCTCCGGCCTGCTTGCCAAAGTTCCGGCGCTGAAGCCGCTGCAATCCATGCTCGCTCTCGCTCCCGCCGCCGTGCCCGCGGCCTCCGCGTCAACCCGTCCGGGAGAGCGGCCGGCCGAAGGCGAGAAGCGCGGGCGCGTTGCGATCCTCACCGGCTGCGCCCAGCCGGTGCTCGATCCCGGCATCAACGAGGCGACGTTGCGCCTGCTGGCACGGCTCGGCATCGAGGTCGTGGTGCCGAAAGGGGAGGGCTGTTGCGGTTCGCTGGTGCATCATATGGGCCGGGAGGAAGAGGCGCTCGCCTCGGCAAGGCGCAATGTCGATGTCTGGACGCGTGAGATGGAGAGCGGCGGTCTCGACGCCATCATTATCACCGCTTCCGGCTGCGGCACCACCATCAAGGATTACGGCCACATGCTGCGGCTCGATCCGGCCTATGCCGAAAAAGCCGCGCGGGTCTCGGCCTTGGCGAAGGACATCACCGAATATCTCGCCACGCTCGATCTGCCGCAAGGGCAAAATCAGGGTCTCACGGTCGCTTATCATTCCGCCTGCTCCATGCAGCACGGCCAGAAGATCACGCTCGCCCCGAAACAGCTGCTGAAGGCGGCTGGTTTTACCGTTCGCGATCCGGCGGAAGGGCACCTCTGCTGTGGCTCGGCCGGAACCTACAATATCCTGCAGCCGGAAATTTCCGCCAAGCTCAAGGCGCGCAAGGTGAAGAATATCGAGGCCACGCGCGCGGATGTCATCGCCACCGGCAATATCGGCTGCATCACGCAGATCGGAACCGGTACTGATGTGCCGATCCTGCACACGGTTGAGCTGCTGGACTGGGCCTATGGCGGGCCGAAGCCGGCGAGGCTTTCGGTTTAG
- a CDS encoding FAD-binding protein — translation MLTPYAETQVADIIRDHAARKSALKIIGGNTRSGFGNAVAADEALSSRAMNGIVSYLPAEMVMTVKAGTPLAIVEAALAENRQMMAFEPMDHRPIMGTEGEPTIGGVFAANVSGPRRYVAGAARDSLLGIRFVNGSGDVIKAGGRVMKNVTGLDLSKFLAGSFGTLGFLTEVTFRVLPKPPAEKTVVVSGLDDEAATRIMAAAMAMSVEVSGAAHLPESVRSRFIDGGLPDGPATILRLEGLSASVEARTAKLLSVMDRVGPWVLLEGEESGLLWRQVRDVAPYVGQAAKPLWKVSVAPSVGHQLVAALRMEAGIDAFYDWQGGLVWMQMEADPEANLLRGAIRALGGGHATLVRASDAVRATVAAFEPRPAAEAILSSRIREKLDPAGIFNPGKMAVTIERAV, via the coding sequence ATGCTGACCCCCTACGCAGAAACTCAGGTCGCCGACATCATCCGCGATCACGCCGCGCGTAAAAGCGCGCTGAAAATCATCGGCGGCAACACCCGCTCCGGTTTCGGCAATGCTGTCGCAGCAGATGAAGCACTCTCTTCCCGCGCGATGAACGGCATCGTCTCCTACCTGCCCGCCGAAATGGTCATGACCGTCAAGGCCGGCACCCCGCTCGCCATCGTCGAAGCGGCTCTCGCGGAAAACCGCCAGATGATGGCCTTCGAGCCGATGGATCACCGCCCGATCATGGGCACCGAAGGTGAACCGACCATCGGCGGCGTCTTCGCCGCCAATGTTTCCGGCCCCCGCCGTTATGTAGCCGGTGCGGCCCGCGACAGCCTGCTCGGTATCCGTTTCGTCAACGGCAGCGGGGATGTGATCAAGGCCGGCGGCCGGGTGATGAAGAATGTCACCGGGCTCGATCTGTCGAAATTCCTCGCCGGATCGTTCGGCACGCTCGGTTTCCTCACCGAAGTCACCTTCCGTGTCCTGCCGAAACCGCCTGCGGAAAAAACCGTGGTCGTTTCCGGTCTCGACGATGAAGCGGCGACGCGCATCATGGCGGCGGCAATGGCGATGAGTGTCGAGGTTTCGGGCGCGGCGCATCTGCCGGAAAGCGTTCGTTCCCGTTTCATCGATGGCGGATTGCCGGACGGACCGGCGACCATCCTGCGGCTGGAAGGGCTCTCCGCCTCGGTGGAGGCGCGCACGGCCAAACTCCTCTCCGTCATGGACCGGGTCGGGCCGTGGGTGCTGCTGGAGGGCGAGGAGAGCGGGCTTTTGTGGCGTCAGGTGCGGGATGTCGCGCCATATGTGGGACAGGCAGCGAAGCCCTTGTGGAAAGTATCGGTCGCGCCTTCCGTGGGTCATCAGCTTGTCGCGGCGCTGCGCATGGAAGCGGGCATCGACGCCTTTTACGACTGGCAGGGCGGCCTTGTCTGGATGCAGATGGAGGCGGACCCCGAGGCGAATTTGCTGCGCGGCGCGATCCGGGCGCTCGGCGGCGGCCACGCAACTTTGGTGAGGGCGAGCGATGCGGTGCGCGCCACGGTCGCTGCCTTCGAACCGCGCCCGGCGGCGGAAGCCATCTTGTCGTCGCGTATCAGGGAGAAGCTCGATCCGGCGGGCATCTTCAATCCCGGCAAGATGGCCGTGACGATCGAAAGGGCGGTCTGA